From Alkalilimnicola sp. S0819, the proteins below share one genomic window:
- a CDS encoding TetR/AcrR family transcriptional regulator, which translates to MSAGRPRAFDTERALQAATNVFWQLGYEASSLQTLLRQTGLSKSSFYQAFGSKQGLFARCLDDYTRSSAGELKWRLAEAASARDFLEQTFLGVAATAGDPQGQRGCLLLNAASEFGQLDPAVSRLVDQGMKRMLGVFRAAVERAQAEGSVDPAEDPEALADYLVAGMSGLRTLIKSGVDRARAQTLARHLLRNLA; encoded by the coding sequence ATGAGCGCTGGAAGACCAAGAGCCTTCGACACCGAGCGCGCCCTGCAAGCCGCCACGAATGTGTTCTGGCAGCTGGGCTACGAGGCGAGCTCCCTGCAGACCCTGTTGCGGCAGACGGGCCTGTCCAAGAGCAGTTTTTATCAAGCCTTTGGCAGCAAGCAGGGCTTGTTCGCCCGCTGCCTGGACGACTACACCCGCTCCTCGGCGGGCGAGCTGAAATGGCGCCTGGCCGAAGCCGCCAGCGCCCGGGATTTTCTCGAGCAGACCTTCCTCGGCGTCGCCGCCACCGCCGGTGACCCGCAGGGCCAGCGCGGCTGCCTGCTGTTGAATGCCGCGAGCGAGTTCGGCCAACTCGACCCCGCCGTTTCGAGGCTGGTGGATCAGGGCATGAAGCGCATGCTTGGGGTGTTCCGCGCCGCCGTGGAGCGAGCCCAGGCCGAAGGCAGCGTGGACCCCGCCGAAGATCCCGAAGCGCTGGCGGATTACCTGGTGGCGGGCATGAGCGGGCTGCGCACCTTGATCAAGAGCGGCGTCGACCGGGCTCGCGCACAAACGCTGGCCCGGCACCTGTTGCGCAATCTGGCCTGA
- a CDS encoding DUF302 domain-containing protein — translation MRRMMLFVSLLLAAAPLMAAGDGLVRTQSRYSVERTAQRLVQALEEKGMTVMAQVDHAANARRVGKELRPTRLVIFGNPRVGTPLMRCSQTVAIDLPQKALIWEDAEGVVWLAYNEPEYLAYRHGVAGCADALAKVEAALAGFARAATR, via the coding sequence ATGCGAAGAATGATGCTGTTTGTCAGCCTGTTGCTCGCGGCCGCCCCGCTCATGGCGGCCGGTGATGGCTTGGTGAGGACGCAAAGCCGGTATTCCGTGGAGCGTACGGCGCAGCGTCTGGTGCAGGCGCTGGAGGAGAAGGGCATGACCGTGATGGCGCAGGTCGATCATGCCGCCAACGCGCGTCGGGTCGGCAAGGAGCTGCGCCCGACGCGCCTGGTGATCTTCGGCAACCCCCGGGTGGGCACGCCGTTGATGCGGTGCAGTCAGACGGTTGCCATCGACCTGCCCCAGAAGGCCTTGATCTGGGAGGACGCCGAGGGCGTGGTCTGGCTGGCCTACAACGAGCCGGAGTATCTGGCGTATCGCCATGGTGTGGCGGGCTGCGCAGACGCACTGGCCAAGGTGGAGGCGGCTCTGGCGGGCTTTGCCCGCGCCGCGACTCGCTAA
- a CDS encoding nicotinamidase, which produces MAKAVPKLQAGDALLLVDVQNDFCPGGSLPIPGGDAVVPVLNRWIDAARQAGVPIYASRCWHPAEHVSFESREGPWPSHCLQNSPGADFHPDLRLPEDAVLITKGERFDRDQNSAFDDTGLAQRLRDDGVHRLYLGGLAEDVCVLASALDARREGFEVVLIDEATRPITPEGGLQARRRMREAGVVMGE; this is translated from the coding sequence ATGGCAAAAGCCGTGCCGAAACTTCAGGCGGGCGATGCCCTGTTATTGGTCGATGTGCAGAACGATTTCTGCCCCGGCGGCTCCCTGCCCATTCCCGGGGGTGACGCGGTGGTGCCCGTGCTCAACCGCTGGATCGACGCCGCCCGTCAGGCCGGGGTGCCGATCTACGCCTCGCGCTGCTGGCACCCGGCCGAGCATGTGAGCTTCGAGTCGCGGGAAGGCCCCTGGCCGAGCCATTGTCTGCAGAACAGCCCCGGCGCCGACTTTCATCCCGATCTGCGCCTGCCCGAGGACGCGGTGCTGATCACCAAGGGGGAGCGCTTCGACCGCGACCAGAATTCCGCCTTCGACGACACGGGGCTCGCCCAGCGGTTGCGCGATGATGGCGTGCATCGGCTGTACCTGGGTGGCCTGGCGGAGGATGTCTGCGTGCTGGCCAGTGCGCTGGATGCCCGCCGGGAGGGCTTCGAGGTGGTGCTCATCGATGAGGCTACCCGGCCGATCACCCCCGAAGGGGGCTTGCAGGCGAGAAGGCGGATGCGCGAGGCGGGTGTGGTGATGGGCGAATGA